The Mesorhizobium loti genome includes a region encoding these proteins:
- a CDS encoding tetratricopeptide repeat protein: MNATSVERGTALRGFALTAALLSGLALAGCQTAGPTGEFNNIDKAQGSSENISSLSAVIQRNPQDPEGYNVRGSAYGRGGQYQAALKDFNQAIQLNPNFFQAYSNRALIQRFLGNQTAALEDYNRSIQINSNYDAAYIGRGNLYRKAGRTQDAFNDFQKAIQLDTTDARAYHNRGLIYQSQGQHKFAIEDFSTAISLAPDAAEPYNGRGLSYLATNDEDNAFSDFNMAIKLDGKNAEAWANQALIYERRGDKAKAAKSYKEAVRLDPTYQPAKDGLARVS; this comes from the coding sequence ATGAACGCAACAAGCGTGGAGCGCGGGACCGCATTGCGTGGTTTCGCCCTGACAGCGGCTCTGCTCTCCGGACTGGCGCTTGCCGGTTGCCAAACGGCCGGCCCGACCGGTGAATTCAACAACATCGACAAGGCGCAAGGGTCGAGCGAGAACATCTCCTCGCTGTCGGCGGTCATCCAGCGCAATCCCCAGGATCCCGAAGGCTACAATGTGCGCGGCTCGGCCTATGGCCGTGGCGGCCAGTACCAGGCAGCGCTCAAGGACTTCAATCAGGCCATCCAGCTCAACCCGAATTTCTTCCAGGCCTATTCGAACCGCGCGCTCATCCAGCGCTTCCTCGGCAATCAGACGGCCGCGCTCGAGGACTACAACCGTTCGATCCAGATCAATTCAAATTATGACGCCGCCTATATCGGCCGTGGCAATCTCTACCGGAAGGCAGGCCGCACCCAGGACGCCTTCAACGACTTCCAGAAGGCGATCCAGCTCGACACCACCGACGCGCGCGCCTACCACAATCGTGGCTTGATCTATCAGAGCCAGGGCCAGCACAAGTTCGCTATCGAGGACTTCTCGACGGCCATCTCGCTGGCGCCGGACGCCGCCGAGCCCTACAACGGCCGTGGTCTCTCCTATCTGGCGACCAACGACGAAGACAACGCCTTCTCCGACTTCAACATGGCGATCAAGCTCGACGGCAAGAATGCCGAGGCCTGGGCCAACCAGGCGCTGATCTACGAGCGGCGCGGCGACAAGGCCAAGGCAGCGAAATCCTATAAGGAAGCCGTTCGCCTCGACCCGACCTACCAGCCTGCCAAGGACGGCCTAGCCCGCGTCAGCTGA
- a CDS encoding SET domain-containing protein-lysine N-methyltransferase has translation MMLIRTYVAASAIEGVGVFAAEPIRKGASIWRLDPDFDRLIPMDKYEAAPSHLRELLDRYAYPSPDRPGFMVYEVDNGRFMNHAGNPNTDFSQYGGATATRDIAAGEEITCDYGEFFEDFERLHLATA, from the coding sequence ATGATGCTGATCAGAACCTATGTGGCTGCGAGCGCGATCGAGGGCGTTGGCGTGTTTGCCGCCGAGCCTATCAGGAAAGGCGCTTCGATCTGGCGGCTCGATCCGGATTTCGATCGGCTGATCCCGATGGACAAATACGAGGCAGCCCCCTCGCATCTCAGGGAACTGCTCGACCGCTATGCCTATCCGAGCCCGGACCGGCCGGGTTTCATGGTCTATGAAGTCGACAATGGGCGCTTCATGAACCATGCCGGCAACCCGAACACGGATTTTTCGCAGTATGGCGGAGCCACCGCGACCCGCGACATCGCCGCCGGCGAGGAGATCACCTGCGACTACGGCGAGTTCTTCGAGGATTTCGAGCGGCTTCACCTCGCCACGGCCTAG
- a CDS encoding 30S ribosomal protein S21, with protein sequence MQVLVRDNNVDQALRALKKKMQREGIFREMKMRGHYEKPSEKRAREKAEAVRRARKLARKRAQREGLLPMTPRPVAAGAAGGPGGAPRPPRF encoded by the coding sequence GTGCAGGTACTCGTCCGCGACAATAACGTTGATCAGGCGCTTCGCGCTCTCAAGAAGAAGATGCAGCGCGAAGGCATTTTCCGCGAAATGAAGATGCGCGGTCACTACGAGAAGCCGTCCGAGAAGCGCGCCCGTGAAAAGGCTGAAGCCGTCCGCCGCGCCCGCAAGCTTGCCCGCAAGCGCGCCCAGCGCGAAGGCCTGCTGCCGATGACGCCGCGCCCGGTTGCCGCTGGCGCCGCCGGTGGTCCTGGTGGCGCTCCGCGTCCGCCGCGGTTCTAA
- a CDS encoding SDR family oxidoreductase, with the protein MFALANKVAIVTGASSGIGRATAKLFAEEGARVIVAARRQAELDALVAEIADTDRTAVALAGDVRDEAYAKALVDLAVEKFGGLDVAFNNAGAVGLMGPIPEMVPKTWHETMDTNLTSAFLCAKHQIPAMLDRGGGSLIFTSSFVGYTAGMPGMAAYAAAKAGLIGLTQVLAAEYGPQGLRVNALLPGGTDTPGATTTTPEARAFVEGIHALKRMAQPEEIARSALYLASDASSFTTGTALLADGGVSINRT; encoded by the coding sequence ATGTTCGCACTCGCCAACAAGGTCGCCATCGTCACCGGCGCCAGTTCCGGCATAGGCCGCGCCACTGCAAAACTCTTTGCCGAGGAAGGCGCCAGGGTCATCGTTGCCGCCCGCCGCCAGGCCGAGCTCGATGCGCTTGTCGCAGAGATCGCGGACACCGACCGCACGGCAGTCGCGCTTGCCGGCGATGTCAGGGACGAAGCCTATGCAAAGGCCCTTGTCGATCTGGCGGTCGAAAAGTTCGGTGGACTCGACGTCGCCTTCAACAATGCCGGCGCCGTCGGCCTGATGGGTCCGATCCCGGAGATGGTGCCGAAGACATGGCACGAGACGATGGACACCAACCTGACCAGCGCCTTTCTCTGCGCCAAGCACCAGATACCGGCCATGCTAGACCGTGGCGGCGGCTCGCTGATCTTCACGTCGAGCTTTGTCGGCTACACAGCCGGCATGCCCGGCATGGCCGCCTACGCCGCGGCCAAGGCCGGCCTGATCGGCCTGACGCAGGTGCTGGCCGCCGAATACGGGCCGCAAGGCCTGCGCGTCAACGCGCTGTTGCCCGGCGGCACCGACACGCCCGGCGCGACGACGACCACGCCCGAAGCCCGCGCCTTCGTCGAAGGCATCCATGCCTTGAAGCGCATGGCGCAGCCGGAGGAGATTGCTCGTTCGGCGCTTTATCTCGCCTCCGACGCCTCGAGCTTCACCACAGGAACGGCGCTGCTGGCCGATGGCGGCGTGTCGATCAACCGGACGTGA
- a CDS encoding DUF2568 domain-containing protein, with protein MGNAWWNMTLRFLLELAALLGLGIAGWSLSDGWGRWLLALALPLIAAVLWGTFAVLNDPSRSGRAPVPVPGVVRLVLELVILFGGAAGFYGAGYTTTGIIVALLIAISYAFSMDRLGWLLRQ; from the coding sequence ATGGGCAACGCCTGGTGGAATATGACGTTGCGCTTCCTGCTGGAGCTTGCCGCCTTGCTTGGCCTCGGCATTGCCGGCTGGAGTCTCTCCGACGGATGGGGGCGCTGGCTCCTCGCGCTGGCCTTGCCGCTCATTGCGGCCGTACTGTGGGGGACCTTCGCGGTACTCAATGACCCAAGCCGGTCGGGCCGCGCACCGGTGCCTGTGCCCGGCGTGGTGCGGCTGGTGCTCGAACTGGTCATCCTGTTCGGCGGTGCGGCTGGGTTCTATGGGGCCGGTTACACGACTACGGGCATCATCGTCGCCCTGCTGATTGCCATCAGCTATGCGTTCTCGATGGACCGACTCGGCTGGCTGTTGAGGCAATAG
- a CDS encoding MFS transporter, protein MTEINTKRVDWRALWASGDLARFCFISLGILLHATNETMVATVMPAMVGELAGVQLVGWSLAIYELGAIVAGAAAGRLVSYVPLRTNMVVAALLYAAGALICATSPSMQLFLAGRLIEGLGGGALVSLAFVSVEQLFARAIWPQLFGIMSAIWGVAAFSGPLLGAIMTELFSWRWAFGIFTFGGTAMALASFIVLNTPQATKPRASTGKAPPFPFTALGCLAVAVVLIASAGVDIALLRSSLLMVLGLSGLVLFFTIDALKPRSRLFPARLFSWRTPVGAGMTMVAAFSVATCSFGVYGPLLLTSLHDIPLLTTGYIIAAESIAWSILSILVANAPPQRERLIIVGGAVMIAAGIAGFAYTIPMGSIPLILMCALLQGGGFGIAWPFLTRVIVASAPEGEQTIASAAVPTMQRIGYAVGAALAGIVANASGFSQGLNHDAAANVASWLFLAFVPLGIVGCLAALRVSMPLGRQLEATG, encoded by the coding sequence ATGACCGAAATCAACACAAAAAGGGTCGACTGGCGCGCATTGTGGGCAAGCGGCGACCTGGCGCGCTTCTGCTTCATCAGCCTCGGCATCCTGCTGCACGCCACCAACGAAACGATGGTGGCAACGGTGATGCCGGCCATGGTCGGCGAACTGGCCGGCGTCCAGCTCGTCGGCTGGTCACTGGCGATCTATGAACTCGGCGCCATCGTTGCCGGCGCGGCCGCCGGACGGCTGGTGAGCTATGTCCCGCTGCGCACCAACATGGTGGTCGCCGCGCTGCTCTACGCAGCAGGCGCACTGATCTGCGCCACCTCTCCTTCCATGCAATTGTTCCTCGCCGGCCGCCTGATCGAGGGGCTTGGCGGCGGTGCGCTGGTGTCGCTGGCCTTCGTCTCGGTCGAACAGCTGTTCGCGCGCGCCATCTGGCCGCAGCTGTTCGGCATCATGTCGGCAATCTGGGGCGTCGCCGCCTTCAGCGGGCCGTTGCTCGGCGCGATCATGACCGAGCTGTTCTCATGGCGCTGGGCCTTCGGCATCTTCACCTTCGGCGGCACAGCCATGGCGCTGGCAAGCTTCATCGTGCTCAACACGCCGCAGGCGACGAAACCCAGGGCAAGCACAGGCAAGGCGCCGCCCTTCCCGTTCACGGCCCTCGGCTGCCTTGCCGTCGCCGTGGTGCTGATCGCCTCGGCCGGCGTCGACATCGCCTTGCTGCGCTCCTCGCTGCTGATGGTGCTGGGCCTCAGCGGTCTGGTGCTGTTCTTCACCATCGACGCGCTGAAGCCGCGCTCGCGGCTGTTCCCGGCGCGGCTGTTCTCATGGCGCACGCCGGTCGGCGCCGGCATGACCATGGTTGCCGCCTTTTCGGTGGCGACCTGTTCCTTCGGCGTCTACGGGCCGCTGCTGCTGACCAGCCTGCACGACATTCCCCTGCTGACCACCGGCTACATCATCGCCGCCGAATCGATCGCCTGGTCGATCCTGTCGATCCTGGTCGCCAATGCGCCGCCGCAGCGCGAGCGGCTGATCATCGTTGGCGGCGCGGTGATGATCGCGGCCGGCATCGCCGGCTTTGCCTACACGATACCGATGGGCTCCATCCCGCTGATCCTGATGTGCGCCCTGTTGCAGGGCGGCGGCTTCGGCATCGCCTGGCCCTTCCTGACGCGCGTCATCGTCGCCTCAGCGCCGGAGGGCGAGCAGACCATCGCCTCGGCGGCGGTGCCGACCATGCAGCGCATCGGCTATGCCGTGGGGGCCGCCCTTGCCGGCATCGTCGCCAATGCCAGCGGCTTTTCGCAAGGCTTGAACCACGACGCGGCGGCGAATGTGGCGTCCTGGCTGTTTCTTGCCTTCGTGCCGCTCGGCATTGTCGGCTGCCTGGCGGCCTTGCGAGTATCCATGCCGCTTGGTCGGCAGCTGGAAGCTACCGGCTAG
- a CDS encoding DUF992 domain-containing protein: protein MIKKLACAAALATTVFAAAPASAGKLQLGTLDCTIDGGTAYIVASNKGVSCTFRPHHHGPSETYTGVISKIGLDVGQTHQGQLVWAVLAATRDRDGGDLAGSYYGVNAEASVVTGGGANLLVGGLDSAFMLEPLSVQAQTGVNLAVAVTSLQLIHSFK, encoded by the coding sequence ATGATCAAGAAACTCGCCTGCGCCGCTGCCCTCGCCACGACAGTCTTCGCTGCTGCCCCGGCCAGCGCCGGCAAGCTGCAGCTCGGCACGCTCGACTGCACCATCGACGGCGGCACCGCCTACATCGTCGCCTCCAACAAGGGCGTGTCCTGCACCTTCCGTCCCCACCATCACGGACCGTCGGAGACTTACACGGGCGTCATCTCCAAGATCGGCCTCGATGTCGGCCAGACGCATCAGGGCCAGTTGGTCTGGGCCGTGCTGGCCGCGACCCGCGATCGTGACGGTGGCGATCTCGCCGGCAGCTATTACGGCGTCAACGCCGAGGCGAGCGTCGTGACCGGCGGCGGCGCCAACCTGCTGGTTGGTGGCCTGGACAGCGCCTTCATGCTCGAACCGCTCAGCGTCCAGGCACAGACCGGCGTCAACCTTGCCGTGGCTGTGACCTCGCTCCAGCTGATCCACTCGTTCAAGTAA
- a CDS encoding DUF992 domain-containing protein, with protein sequence MPKTAFAAAIFATVLAGTAHAQDKGIELGVLDCAIGGGTGFIFGSSKDLSCTFNPADKSFAPEAYFGAVNKYGLDIGTTKQTVMQWIVLTPLKNIYAPGALAGDYIGASAEVTAAVGAGANLLVGGSSQAFTLQPLSLQTQTGMNLAIGVSQFQLRSTEN encoded by the coding sequence ATGCCGAAGACAGCCTTTGCCGCTGCCATATTCGCCACCGTGCTTGCCGGGACGGCGCATGCGCAGGACAAAGGCATCGAACTCGGCGTGCTTGATTGCGCCATCGGAGGCGGCACCGGCTTCATTTTCGGCTCGAGCAAGGATCTGAGCTGCACCTTCAACCCCGCCGACAAGAGCTTCGCGCCGGAAGCCTATTTCGGCGCCGTCAACAAATACGGCCTCGACATCGGCACGACGAAGCAGACGGTCATGCAGTGGATCGTGCTGACGCCGCTGAAGAACATCTATGCGCCGGGCGCGCTGGCCGGCGACTATATCGGCGCCAGCGCCGAGGTGACGGCGGCCGTCGGCGCCGGCGCCAATCTGTTGGTCGGCGGCTCCTCGCAGGCCTTCACCTTGCAGCCACTCAGTCTGCAGACGCAGACCGGCATGAACCTCGCGATCGGCGTCAGCCAGTTCCAGTTGCGCAGCACCGAGAACTGA